One window of Trifolium pratense cultivar HEN17-A07 linkage group LG5, ARS_RC_1.1, whole genome shotgun sequence genomic DNA carries:
- the LOC123886554 gene encoding serine/arginine-rich splicing factor SR45a-like, which yields MRERGRERERSAVPRAHLGHPSRSSPSPEVRQKRGGASIVSGGWTEVRRRRRNGFRGEDGGKDRPRQSRYHHYSRSISPSGNRRFDDRYYSPEFRVRDRSHTGRNQSRYSKEGRYISRDRSQEYGHFVRSGKARSRSAFKRQQQVHGGARRRQELEEERRRSDDVNYGERVRNNQESLRDGHDSRLVGGGDLCDDHKLVNGNKHDGVVSKHGEESILGSDLKRYVSFYFTNFPA from the coding sequence atgagagagagaggtagagagagagagagaagcgCTGTGCCTAGGGCTCACCTAGGGCATCCGTCACGGTCATCGCCTTCACCGGAAGTAAGGCAGAAAAGGGGGGGTGCTTCGATTGTCAGCGGAGGATGGACGGAGGTGAGACGGCGACGTCGGAATGGGTTTAGAGGGGAAGATGGAGGCAAAGACAGACCACGACAGAGCAGATATCACCATTATTCACGTTCGATTTCTCCATCTGGTAATCGACGCTTTGACGATCGATACTACAGCCCTGAATTTCGCGTGCGTGATCGCAGCCATACTGGGAGAAACCAGTCACGTTACAGCAAGGAGGGACGTTACATTTCGCGTGATCGTTCTCAAGAATACGGCCACTTCGTGCGATCAGGCAAGGCAAGGTCTCGTTCTGCGTTTAAGCGGCAGCAGCAGGTCCATGGAGGAGCTCGACGGCGTCAGGAGCTGGAAGAGGAACGGCGGCGCTCGGATGATGTTAAttatggtgaaagagttaggaACAATCAAGAGAGTTTAAGGGATGGACACGATAGCAGGTTGGTTGGCGGTGGAGATTTGTGTGATGATCACAAACTTGTTAATGGAAACAAGCATGATGGGGTTGTCAGTAAGCACGGTGAAGAGAGCATATTGGGTTCTGACCTTAAGCGGTACGTTTccttttattttacaaattttccAGCATAG
- the LOC123885081 gene encoding flowering-promoting factor 1-like protein 1 produces the protein MSGVWVFKNGVVRLVDGAEAMEGGRGSGGRRKVLVHTASNEIITSYAVLERKLYSLGWERYYDDPDLLQYHKRSTVHLISLPMDFNRFKSMHMYDIVVKNKNSFEVRDMMM, from the coding sequence ATGTCTGGGGTTTGGGTGTTCAAGAATGGCGTGGTACGACTAGTGGACGGTGCGGAGGCCATGGAGGGTGGCCGAGGGTCAGGTGGACGGCGCAAGGTGCTTGTTCACACCGCAAGCAATGAGATCATTACATCTTATGCGGTCTTAGAGCGAAAGCTTTATTCGCTAGGATGGGAGCGTTACTATGATGACCCTGACTTGCTTCAATACCACAAACGCTCCACCGTTCATCTTATCTCCCTCCCTATGGATTTCAATAGGTTCAAATCCATGCACATGTATGACATAGTTGTGAAGAACAAGAACTCCTTTGAAGTTAGGGACATGATGATGTAG
- the LOC123885303 gene encoding flowering-promoting factor 1-like protein 1 — protein MSGVWVFNPNGVMRLVDGVEAMEGCRQGSGGRRKVLVHTASNEIITSYVVLERKLYSLGWERYYDDPDLLQFHKHSTIDLISLPMDFNRFKSMHMYDIVVKNKHSFEVRDMMM, from the coding sequence ATGTCCGGGGTTTGGGTTTTCAATCCGAATGGCGTAATGAGGCTAGTAGATGGCGTGGAGGCAATGGAAGGTTGTCGCCAAGGGTCAGGTGGACGGCGCAAGGTGCTTGTTCACACCGCAAGCAACGAGATCATCACTTCTTACGTGGTTTTAGAGCGAAAGCTTTATTCGCTAGGATGGGAACGTTACTACGATGACCCTGACCTCCTTCAGTTCCACAAACACTCCACCATTGATCTTATCTCCCTTCCTATGGATTTCAATAGGTTCAAATCCATGCACATGTATGACATAGTTGTGAAGAACAAGCACTCCTTTGAAGTTAGGGACATGATGATGTAG